accaggccatgcctgggccaccCTCCAGGCCCGCGGCACGGCACAGGCACGGCCTGGTCCAAGAGGCGGCCCGATAGTGGCCCGGCCAGCCGGCCTGCTAAGAGGCCCAGCCCCCCACACCTATACCCCCTCCCAAACCCTAACACCCCACGCCCCCACACAACCACACCCACCCCACCCGCCGCACCCCAATGCGACGACGGCGCGACGTGCGACGCAGCGTCGCAGGCTCGCAGCCCCCTCCCCGGCTCCCCCACCCGCTGCACCGGTAGCTGCCGGTCTGCCGGCCGGGCACCTCCCCAGCGCCAGATCcggccccgagcccccgagctccGCCTTGGGAGTGAGCTCGACGCGCCGGCCCCAGCCCTCGGGACGCCGGACCTGGGAGTGAGCTCGGCGGGCGATGGCCCCAGCGCCCTGAGCTCCGCGTTCCCGTGCCGGCCCCAGCCCCTAGGGACTCGTCGTGGCCTGCGAGGTCAcctcctctctctctgtctctcgttTCTGCGGCCGTCGCCCGTCGGCTTCTCCAATCTCCATACGCCGTCGTCGTCTCGAGCTCGGCAGCTAGCTTCGAGCACGCCAgcgggcggcacggcacggccaaaCGGCCCATGGGCCGTGCCTTGGGCCGGAGGCCAGGCATGAGCACGCCAGCGGCACGGCACGACCGGCACGGTGGCCCGGTGAGGCATGACACCGCGTCGGGCAGGCACGGCACGCCATGCCGCTGGgccgggccggcacggcccgatggccaTCTATAATCCGATCCTACATGGTCCTTGGGGCTAAAAAAACAACGTAGGGGAAAACCTAAGTAAGCGTTGGCTCTAGGCTACTTGGTCGCCGTCGTGGTGTACTGCAACCACCCAACCACATATCTAAGGGAAGTTTCTAAAGTTAATATGATACCATCACTGTCCCAAAATGGATACAACTATGGATTACGCGTCAGTTGTAGTGCTTCATATTTAACCAAGTTTTTAGTAAATAATATTTACATTTATGGCTCTAAAtcaatttactataaaaatacatttttataattaattgtttatttgatattataaatatttatattttttatcaaTAATTGATCAAACTTGATATGATATACTAAAATATGGCACCATTCCAAAATTATATTCTTTTaagtacggagggagtaccatTCTTTCCAATCTCAACAAAGTATCTGATGATGGGAATACGGAATGATAGACGTACTATATTAAACAAAGAATTTTCTTGGCTAAACAAAAGAAATAAAACGCACATCTTCACCTTGCATGCAGCTAGGTTTGCACGTGGATTTTGTGTAGCACGGTGTGGAAACCAAAAGCTATGTTGTATCCGATCGTGACTCGCTCAAAACTGCTCATCTGTTTTCTCCCAGGTAACCAAAATCATATCAAGCCAAAAATTTTAGTCCCACACTTGGTTCATAGCGAAAGAATTGGTGTACCAATGCTTATGGCCAAAGTTTTAGTTTCTGAAACTCTTTAATTGCATGAGAGAAGTGCTTTCTACCATTATTACGGCACTCAACTAATTACATATCTATATTTTTTGCTCTAACTTTGACAAACCTTAATTTTATCAAGCCTGAGTTTTAACTTACCATGATTTTGGTTGGGCAAGAGTCGGTTGGGCAAGAGTCGGAAGCTAGAACTAACTAACATATGTAACGCTTTGCCACTACGTGAAAAAAGATTTGTAGGGACGCGGCCCTTTTCACTTTAAGGGCAGCTGGCtctttagccgcccctacagtggcgctgCCAGGCCACACCCTGTGCGCTggacaccagccgctcctacaaatggcacagtaggggcggctgatgtctccagccgctcctacaaatgggggtcatttgtaggggcggctggtgattgagccgcccctacagttggatttttaggggcggctcaatcaccagctgcccctacaaatgtgtACAGTATATGTAGCAGCTaccaccttctttctcctcgggtcactcactctaaccCGAGAAAAAAAATGTTGGGAGGCCTTGGgctcctcccaaaaattgctctactaaggggggaggttttgatctcaattCCTTTGGTGGGGAGgtcgtagaaggtaagaaaatgctattccaactCTTtaattgaagttttaatggttggttagtgagtaatttgattattggttttctctctcctccatggTGCTTGAGCTTTGTATGTAGCAAATTAGACCCTAGATTTGAAGCTATTAGTGTAAATTAGGTAGAGAAATGAGCTTACACTCTTCATTAGTCGATTTTGCTTGATTTTAGACCCTAGATTACACCATAGTTTGATTAAAGCAAATGCATGAGATCTAGTTCTAGATCTaggtttttgtttttttaatgaaATTGGATTTTGGGTGGCATGAAAGGTAGTTTTTTAGACCATTTCTTTGTGATGGTATATATTAACCATTTTATATTTCATTTCAAATATTTATGCGTTATATTAGTAGGCAATtgattaattatcctctaccatggagTATATATAATCATTctcaattaattaattattaatttgactCATTTCGTATATTTTCTTTGGTTGTGTTGTATttttaaaagatggagtacaggaactcttggatgtatgattCGTTAAGATTCGAGGCACCTTTTCATGAAGAGGTTGACAAttttattgaagccgcagagaagcatgcagcgacgttgatagataataaggatacaattatttgttccTGCAAGGATTGCGAGAACACGGTGGCATTAACAGATTTGAGTAtcatcaaagaacatctgatcAGGCGAGGATTTGTTCGGAACTACACAgtttggattcatcatggtgaaacaatggcagttgatgatgatggcgatgTTCTAGAAGACGATGCCGAAACCCTGCAGTACCTGTCCCAATACTTAGACCAGCTTGCTCAACAAATGGATCATGACTTAGGCAATGATCAAGGTGGTGACATccgcaatgaacaaggtggtgatttATGCAATGATGGCGGAGCACGTGAGGGGGATAAAGACGACGGTGACAATTTGGATGAAATGCTTCGGGCCGTTGGACCAGAAATATTACTACAGAAGAGAGGTCTACAAAAtctagaaagggtgacaaaagcatcgaaggagactgtgtatggtgtagAGAAGGGTTGTCCGGCACACTGGacactgctacgttttgtgcttgagctactcatcctgaaggctaagtacggctggtcggacTGCAGTTTTGATGATCTTTTGCGTCTCCTAGCATGGTTGCTTCCAcagccaaactcagttcccgccaacacatactatgcgaagaaggttataagtccttTGACAATGGgtgttgaaaaaatccatgcatgccccaaccattgtatCCTCTTTCGTGGTGACACGTTCAAAGATCTAGATAAATGTCCTCGGTGCGGGGCTAGTCGGTATAAAGACAATGACCTTTATAGTGAGAGAGAAGCCTCCATAGCGaacaagaggaataagaagggtgaGAAAAAGgcggtacaagaatctcagcaacCAGagaacactccattaggcaacgatgcaaagaagagaagaattcctgccttagtaatgtggtacctgccggtgaccgaccgcttgagacgtatatTCCTGAACCCTAAGGAAGCCGCGCTCATGACATGGTGGCAAGATGAGCGCAAGGTAGCAAACGATATGATCGCACACCCGACCGATTGTAGGCAGTGGAAAGACTTCGATAAGAACAACAAAGAGTTCAGCGAAAATCTAAGGAATGTATGGTTCGccttgagcactgatggaatgaatcccttcaacaAGAGAATGAGCaaccatagcacttggccagtgattctgaccatgtacaacatcccaacatggttgtgccAGAAGAGAAAGTATCTTTTCCTCACGGTTCTagtttctggccctaaacaaccaggcattgatatggacgtgttcctcgagcctgtgatgcaagaatttgagaaACTTTGGAAGCATGGGGTACCGATGTATGATGCGTTCCTATAGGAGGACTTCACATtaaaagcaataatatttgtcaCTATCAATGATCACCCCGTGTTGTTTGCactgtctggacagatcaaaggaaagacaggatgcttagtctgtttggatgATACTAAATGGGTTTTCCTAGATGGATCCAAGAAGGTTGTTTACATAAGGAACCGTCGCTTCTTGAAGACAGTtcacaagtaccgcaacaaattATACATGAGATACTATGACAACACCCTGGAGAATGAACCCCCTCCGAAGAGACATCATAATGGAGACCATGTGTacaaaatggtg
This sequence is a window from Miscanthus floridulus cultivar M001 chromosome 10, ASM1932011v1, whole genome shotgun sequence. Protein-coding genes within it:
- the LOC136488031 gene encoding uncharacterized protein, producing the protein MEYRNSWMYDSLRFEAPFHEEVDNFIEAAEKHAATLIDNKDTIICSCKDCENTVALTDLSIIKEHLIRRGFVRNYTVWIHHGETMAVDDDGDVLEDDAETLQYLSQYLDQLAQQMDHDLGNDQGGDIRNEQGGDLCNDGGAREGDKDDGDNLDEMLRAVGPEILLQKRGLQNLERVTKASKETVYGVEKGCPAHWTLLRFVLELLILKAKYGWSDCSFDDLLRLLAWLLPQPNSVPANTYYAKKVISPLTMGVEKIHACPNHCILFRGDTFKDLDKCPRCGASRYKDNDLYSEREASIANKRNKKGEKKAVQESQQPENTPLGNDAKKRRIPALVMWYLPVTDRLRRIFLNPKEAALMTWWQDERKVANDMIAHPTDCRQWKDFDKNNKEFSENLRNVWFALSTDGMNPFNKRMSNHSTWPVILTMYNIPTWLCQKRKYLFLTVLVSGPKQPGIDMDVFLEPVMQEFEKLWKHGIKGKTGCLVCLDDTKWVFLDGSKKVVYIRNRRFLKTVHKYRNKLYMRYYDNTLENEPPPKRHHNGDHVYKMVKNIKIVYGKKKLDGTIRDRSKANWRCHIHLQLVLSKGMMRCHILLQLVLTKGMMRWQGLLQLVSSK